One genomic region from Sander lucioperca isolate FBNREF2018 chromosome 3, SLUC_FBN_1.2, whole genome shotgun sequence encodes:
- the fgf4 gene encoding fibroblast growth factor 4, whose protein sequence is MSATSTRSSLPSRCFFFLFSLHWKGKRREATHRARRGMGSMAALRTVLVLGLVTGLAGCAPGLNGTADCWEALYSRSLARLPGEKREEISRDGDYLLGIKRLRRLYCNVGIGFHIQVLPDGRITGVHNENRHSLLQISPVERGVVTLLGVRSRLFVAMNQRGKLYGSLHYNNECKFREKLLANNYNAYESVAYPRMFIGLSKNGKTKRGNRVSPAMTVTHFLPRI, encoded by the exons ATGAGCGCAACTTCCACACGCTCCTCTCTGCCAAGCCGctgcttcttctttttattcTCGCTTCATTGGAAAGGCAAACGCCGGGAGGCTACTCACAGAGCCAGACGTGGGATGGGCTCTATGGCGGCCTTGCGGACAGTCCTGGTCCTGGGCCTGGTGACCGGACTGGCGGGATGCGCCCCCGGCTTGAACGGCACGGCGGACTGCTGGGAGGCTCTCTACTCCCGGTCCCTGGCGCGGCTCCCGGGGGAGAAGCGGGAGGAGATCAGCCGGGACGGCGACTATCTCCTGGGCATTAAAAGGTTGCGGCGCCTCTATTGCAACGTGGGGATCGGCTTTCATATTCAGGTGTTACCGGACGGCAGAATAACGGGAGTACACAACGAAAATCGCCACA GTCTTCTACAGATCTCGCCGGTGGAGAGAGGAGTGGTCACTCTGCTGGGCGTTCGCAGCAGACTCTTTGTGGCCATGAACCAGCGAGGAAAGCTCTATGGATCT ttacACTACAACAACGAGTGTAAGTTCAGAGAAAAGCTCCTCGCCAACAACTACAACGCCTACGAGTCGGTGGCCTATCCGAGGATGTTCATCGGCCTGAGTAAGAACGgcaaaacaaaaagaggaaaCCGAGTGTCCCCCGCCATGACAGTGACGCATTTCTTGCCAAGAATATAG